The sequence acgtgttgtgcattcagagatgctcttctgcacaccttggttgtaacgagtggttatttgagttactgttgcctttctatcagctcgaaccagtctggccattctccccTGACCTctagcatcaacaaggcatttgcgcccacagaactgatgctcactggatattttctctttttcagaccattctctgtaaaccctagagatggtagtgtgtgaaaatcccagtagatcagcagtttttgaaatactcagaccagcccatctggcaccaacaaccatgccacgttcaaagtcacttaaatcacctttcttccccattctgatgtttggtttgaactgcagcagatcgtcttcaCCATGTCTACatacctaaatgcattgagtttctgccatgtgattggctgataagacatttgcgttaacaagcagttggacaggtgtacctaataaagtggccggttaGTGTAGAGCATGTTTTCTGTCAGACTAGTTCAGCGAAAACCTGCTGCTTTTTGGTcatatgtttgttctttttgacaTTGATAGaaattgtttctttaaaacattttagtctattttaaatcatttcaacatttttcagcTCTGTACACATAATGATGGCTCatgtaacataaataaatatcgTGTTAATGAAAGTATCctgatttagttgtttttatggTCAATTCTGGCCCTGGATTACAGCACCGTGCAAAATATCCTGGAAATTTGTCCTATTTTTCATgtaacaaccacaaatttcagtgtattttctgTGAAGCAGTGCAGATTTGTACAGTGGAAGGAcaatgatacatgattttaatttttgaaCTAATACAAATGGAATGGTTCGgtgaatatttatgttttgcccccctgaatcaatactttgtggaaccacattTCACTGCACTTACAGTAGCAGGTCTGTTGGGGTATACCTttactttgcacatctaaaaacTGGAATTTTCTGCCTATTCTTCTTCGcgaaatagctcaagctcaagctcagtcggaatggatgaagagcatctgttccaagtctttccacagattttctgtgcTCTGAGTCAGAAATTTCATGTCTCActtgattgttttaatttaaacaaaggACTTTTACGGCTTGGTACAGAGCGGTTCAGTTCATTCTTTATTCAACAAATAATCTTAAAAACATCACTTTAAATTgtacaaagtaataaaaaggaaaaatccaAAATGTTTGCTACATTTTTATGGGTCTTTTCTTTCAGAAAGGGGAACAAAAACCCACTATTACCCAATGCGTAAAAATACATGTATTAAGCCAAAACGAcagtacatgttttttttagttgcATCCTTATTGTAAACATTTAAGCAGACCCTTAACTGTGCTTACTTGTCTTCTTTATCGGCAGAGTGCTCTTGGTGAGATGGAGCAGATACAACCCTTACTATCTGGAGCCAGAGGTCAGGAAGGAGGCCTACAGCCGACCAGAGAGCGAGCTGAGTCCTGAGGAGAAAGAGGAGCGCGAGCTGAAAACGCTCCGGCCCATCAAAGCCGCTCCCAATGCAGTGACGAGCTCCGCTTTTGACGACCCGGTCCTCAGGTGATTTACAacctaaggaaaaaaaaaacaaccaatatGTGTAGACTTCTTGTCAACCAATCCGTTTTCTTTTCGCTTCTCAGTAAATTCACCAACATGATGATGAAAGACGGAAACAAGGTTTTGGCAAGAGAGATTATGATGCAGGTAATTTAAGGAAAAGAGAACTCAGATCTTTTCAAACAGTCGTTTGCAGTAATTAACAACAATTCTTGTTTCTTAGACGCTGGAAAATATAAAGAAGAAGCAGGTGGAGAAATACCACAAAGCTGCAGATGGGACGAAGGAGGAGATTGAATGTAATCCCTACGCCATTTTTCACCAGGCCTTGGAGAACTGTAAGCCTGTTGTTGGGCTGGCCAGCATACAGAAAGGTGGAAAATACTACCAGGTCAGTAAggaggcaaaataaataaaattatataaggGTTTCTTTGTAATATGGAAAGAAATGGAATTTGactttgaaaactgaaaattacagtagagaaaatgtatttgttttttagatgtattctATATTAAACTGTCCTAATGTTTACTTGTCCTTCCTCACTTCCTTTTCTTTCATGGGTCCTCTATTTGTTTCTTGTGCCCTGTTTACCTTCCTTGTGTCTTTCCATACCCATCcttacctctgcctttgtgtcCTCCCTTCTTTCCTACCCTCCTTATGTCGTACATTCCTCCCTTACATCCTTGTGTCCTGCCTCCCTacctttcttccttttttgtggCTTTCcttattttaaacttaattcACTATAGCATTAAAATTTTCATATGAACATGAAGGACATAGAACTCTGGGAAGTTAAGTCTGAAAAAGTTGGGACGTTTTATTAGAAAAATATGTGGGAACTCTGTgaggaggtcagaggtcagaaaaaaaaaatctttaagtaGCTCTTTGACACAAAACATCTGCAGAGATTCTGCATCTCTTGTTCTTGATGTTTAATCTTAACATAAATGTTAATCTCAATCCCAACCAGGTGCCCATCCCGCTTACGGACAACCGCCGGCGCTTCTTTGCAATGAAGTGGATGATCACAGAGTGCAgggaaaacaaacacagacgCACGCACATGTACGAAAAACTCTCCCAGGAGCTGCTCGCCGCTTTTGAAAAGGAGGGAAACGTCATCAAGAAGAAGCACGAGCTGCACAAGATGGCTGAAGCCAACAGAGCCTACGCTCACTACCGCTGGTGGTAGAAGGAAAGCTGTGCAGGACTGAACGTGCAATTATTGATGACAAACTGCTGTTGTAAATAGTGAATATTTCTCATGAGACCAGAAATTGACTTACTGATGGTGTTTTGTATAAAAGAAACAGTGTTGTGTATCATTAACCTCTGCTGCTTgtctttaattttcatttaatttcatttgtttGTAAGGCCCCTAAAACAGCAGACTAGGCAACCAAACTACTACTTCACACTACCtacataaaaggaaaaacaaacaggaataacaataaaacaataagaaaacTGGAATAATGTGCCACTAAACTACTGGATATTAAAAGCCTTTCTGAATAAGAAGGTTGTAAGGTGGGGTTTAAGAAAGCCCAGATCAGAGATAGAGGGTAGGTCCAGAGGGAGCTGGTGCCAGAGTCTAGAAGCCGATACTGAGAATGTCCAGTCACCCCAGTGTACATACTTAGTCATTGAAACATTTAATAAGAACTGCGATGAAGACAACAGGGaaccagcacacacacacaatgattGGCAAATCATTTAAAGCTATGAAAATAGTAAAAGATTTATTATAAAATAGACGGAAAGCCAgtgtaaagaaaacaaaaccagaattgTGCTCATGTCTGGTGGTTCTGTAAAAAGCTGGGCAGCCACATTCTAGACTAGTTGGCACCAACATAAACAGCATCACAGTAGTCCCTAAACTGATAAAAGCATGTTCGTCCTCAAGACCAGATTGGTTTAAAAAGGCTTTAGCTAAAAGGCGTAAATGTTAAAAGCTCAACTTGATCGCTGAATCAATTTGCTTGTTAAACTTAAAATCACTCCCAGATGTTTTACATTGCTGAATTTAAAATTCAGAGCACTTGCGTCAGTGGCATTACTACCACATAAaatgttctgtgttttgttcatttaaaaataagaaattttGGGTCAACCACTGTTACAGAAATTGACTCAAGAAGGTGGTGTTGTGGGTTAGTTTCACTTGGTTTTAAGGACGGATAGATCTGGATGTCATCTGCGTAACAATGAAAGGACAAATGGTGTTGCATATTAAGCAgtaaatacattattaaataaataaatataccattaaattatgaaatgcaCAATTAAAACAATTGTATTCCATTAAGCATTTAATTATACTGCTTAATTGatgaaatcaaataaatattttttttaaatgtattcattcaAAAATTTTTAGGGGGGTCACCAGTCTGTGGCACAGTTATTTTTGGGGTCACAGACAGAAATGTTTGGGAACTCCTGATATAGAGCGAGAAGAAGAGGGGGCAAGGATGGAGCCCTGTGGCACCCCACATGACAGAGGAGCACTGGATGAAGCCAAATCTTTAATGATAACTGTGAAAGTTCTGCCAGTAAGATAAGATGTAAACCACTTGAGAGCTGAGCTACGTATAATGACAATGACAAGAGGATAGAGTGATCCCCAATGTCAAAACATGCTATGAGGtccagcagcatcagaaccagacacTTTTCATCGACAGACATAGCAATGTTGTTGTGCACTACTGGCTCAATTGAAAAATTATGGGGAAATGATCCGAGAGAGCAGTCTCAAAGAGGTTTTGCAGCGAGAGATAGACAGTCCATGTGTGATAACAAGATCCAGGGTGAGCCCAAGGTGATGAGCTGGTCTGTCTACTAACTGTGCCAGATTAAAAGATGCCAAAAGCCTCGAGAACTCAGCAGCCTTAATGACAACAAATACGACTGAATTGAGAAAacagatttattaaaacaaatgcatttaataTGTGTCCCAAAAGTAGAAAACCAGAACAGAGAAATGTAAAAGTATTGCCACTTTGTAGTAAAATATCAAACTGCTGCCATAGATGGGTTTAAATGATTTTCACTCAGTTGTTAAGATTCAGGCTGGCTTACTATCAAACGAACAAGGAGTCACTTAAGGTTAATACAGCGTGTTATATTCCTGAACCCATTTAAGTTCCTTTAACCACTTTCAGAAACATGCCGGTTCAGAACTTTCAATCAAACTCTTcttgtttttcatattaaaataaatctaaattggTCAAAGTCTTTACATCCTGCTTGATACTTAACCGGGTCAAACGTCACAGAGGTAGGCTTAACGGTGCTGAAAGGGTTTAGTAATTTAACAAGGAAAAATGAGCTTATTCAGTTTTAAAGCAATGTTCTGCTGGTAAAACGTCCTGACACTCTGATCAAAGATGCATTATCAGCCAGATGATTTCCAAAGACCCGAAGGTGAACCTTAAACTATTTGTTCTATCAACACGCctcaaaactgcattttaaattGATTCACTTTTTATTGAACATACTAACATCTGATAAAGGTTACATGCATGTGCTTTGATACCAAATTGAGttttaatcttttcattttctgttccaATTGTGCAGCACCTTTTTCTTTCAAGGCCAATATTTCTGGCAATAAACTCCCGAATATAAACAAATTGATGAGTTTTTAGGTGTTACAGTTCTTAGCAAGAAAGTAgaaatcagcaggtcagacctcaGAGAAAACATCGGTACTGGCCTGtaaaagcctgattggtgcatctctgatTTAAAAGGGATTTTACCTTTACAGCCCACAAGTGCCGACTTTCCACAGCTTAGGTTCTGACAGCAAGACATGAGATATTTGGTTTTTTTGGACCTCCCTGACTTGTCAGAACCCTTGGGTCTTGTTAGGAAGATGTACAAAAAATACATACTGAATCGTGCTCAGGGTATGTTGGCACTACTTCTTCAACACAAAATCTTttctttacttaaaaaaattcCAAACTGTAATTCGATATTGTGGTTTTTCAACTGAAGCCGTGAAAAGCAggagcaagaaataaaaatcagattcCTGAATAAAGACGGTGCTTCAAGTGACACAACCAGCCTCTTAAACAGCAACAAGAACCCTGCTTCTTAACAGCaactaaaatctattttttcttttacatttcacACAGGAAATGTCTTTAGTTCTCTGCAAAGAATTCAATAcgttacaacaacaacaataataacaatataGAAGTAAAGCAATGACTAAATCTGACTGGAATGTCTCTTTTCAACTAAAACAATTTGGTGAACTTAAGAGAAAATGTTCCTACAAAACAGGAATACAAAAAgggtttaaaaatgttcagcTTCTCGATTTTCAAACTGTAAAAGAAACTTATTTACGCCAAAGTGTGCATGAATGTGGCAAAAATCTTAAATACAATCTTTGACAATTGCACATTCCACATCCATCACATTTAGGCCTTGATCAAACGCAAGAAACTATGCAGCAAAAATTAAAGTCTTTACCGCCGTTTCCTGCCATGAAGCTGCTGGTATTATAATCAGTGGTGACTAAAGCTAAGTGTCCAAGGTGCGTGAAGTTCTCTGTCGGCTCAGCGCCCCTCTCTCAGTCGGCGATTTCACTGTAGTAATACTTGTGGGCGGTGCTGCTGAGCATCCAGCCGCCGGCCCTGA is a genomic window of Girardinichthys multiradiatus isolate DD_20200921_A chromosome X, DD_fGirMul_XY1, whole genome shotgun sequence containing:
- the LOC124863226 gene encoding 28S ribosomal protein S7, mitochondrial-like, whose protein sequence is MAASISGLLKPWTPRVLLVRWSRYNPYYLEPEVRKEAYSRPESELSPEEKEERELKTLRPIKAAPNAVTSSAFDDPVLSKFTNMMMKDGNKVLAREIMMQTLENIKKKQVEKYHKAADGTKEEIECNPYAIFHQALENCKPVVGLASIQKGGKYYQVPIPLTDNRRRFFAMKWMITECRENKHRRTHMYEKLSQELLAAFEKEGNVIKKKHELHKMAEANRAYAHYRWW